In Lates calcarifer isolate ASB-BC8 linkage group LG21, TLL_Latcal_v3, whole genome shotgun sequence, a single window of DNA contains:
- the LOC108875978 gene encoding odorant receptor 131-2-like has product MADNSSLVGGESLRQINDRVIIVQVLVMIFLCINSLLIMTFFKKECFYTTTRYILFALTLLSDSMILLLTDILLIMTYFGFTMQVGLCIVICFMLYIFYTVTSVTLTAMTLERYVAICMPLRHGELCSTRNTFHCILIIHGLSSVPCIVILSTLFASVSLSFYSQFILCSMEMFLVHKWQDHLMSAINQFYFLIMIITIVFCYVKIMKVAKVASGENKKSTSKGLRTVLLHGFQLVLCLIQLWCPSVESAILQIDLILFIQVKYFNYVIFGLAPRCLSPLIYGLRDEKFFLELKSYTFFSLYKKSF; this is encoded by the coding sequence ATGGCAGACAACAGTTCACTGGTTGGTGGTGAGTCTTTGCGACAAATCAACGACCGGGTCATTATTGTGCAGGTCCTGGTGATgatttttctttgcattaaCTCATTGCTCATCATgaccttttttaaaaaggagtgTTTCTATACAACAACACGTTACATCTTATTTGCTCTTACATTACTGTCTGACAGCATGATATTATTACTGACTGATATTCTGCTCATCATGACCTATTTTGGCTTCACAATGCAAGTTGGGCTGTGCATCGTTATCTGTTTCATGCTATATATATTCTATACAGTCACCTCAGTTACTCTGACAGCAATGACCCTGGAGCGCtatgtggccatttgtatgCCCCTGCGCCACGGAGAGCTGTGCTCCACACGTAACACTTTCCATTGTATCCTCATCattcatggcctcagctctgtgccctgCATTGTTATTCTCTCCACTTTATTTGCATCAGTCTCCCTTAGCTTCTACTCACAATTCATATTATGCTCTATGGAGATGTTCTTAGTTCACAAATGGCAGGATCATCTTATGTCAGCTATAAATCAGTTTTACTTCTTGATCATGATCATCACAATTGTTTTCTGctatgttaaaataatgaaagtggccAAAGTTGCAtcaggagagaataaaaagtcaacaagTAAAGGGCTCAGAACAGTGCTCCTTCATGGTTTTCAGTTGGTGCTTTGTCTCATTCAGCTATGGTGCCCTTCAGTAGAAAGTGCAATACTTCAGATTGATTTAATATTGTTTATTCAAGTCAAATACTTTAACTATGTAATATTTGGTCTTGCTCCAAGATGCCTGAGTCCTCTCATCTATGGTCTCAGGGATGAAAAGTTTTTTCTTGAACTGAAAAGTTATACCTTCTTCAGTTTGTACAAAAAAAGTTTCTGA